A single Meiothermus cerbereus DSM 11376 DNA region contains:
- a CDS encoding phage portal protein family protein: MPILDQFGNPISGKPPAQHPSAVVGLSRPYANYPSRGLTPEKLARIIYEADEGYLEQQAELFSEMEERDGVLSQIMQDRKLSAIGIEWRIEPADNSPQARRLAEALREWWDNSDRVSWMLDLQDALGQGVSLVGMAWRRDGGMWFPGQLEHIDPRLLIWDTQQKRFLIQAEGYPQGYAPTFGQAIEHRYKARSGSPTRAGLMRTNAWWYLFKHYAIKDWVVYAEVYGQPYRLGKYDPATSKEEMEALERAVRALGSDAAGIISKDTEIEIIEVAKATGGPEVYRGIYEIANREMTLATLGQTLTTGEGEHGTQALGREHRRTRLDLLEADVAALSSTLRRDLATPFAIFNAGTDSARLAPKIIGIVEEPEDLAQQAKTLDILQQMGYPISLRWVAEKFGLPEPAQDERILLRLGTPQMAPQEARSPLAALERELRPGMMSGQQFVFEMIEAATEAAAEGLSPVLARLLREIEAAQSPQQLRERLIELFPDLDTRALRQLVEAGWLMAELAGMLAQREDSR, translated from the coding sequence ATGCCCATCCTGGATCAGTTTGGTAATCCCATCAGCGGCAAACCCCCGGCCCAGCACCCCAGCGCGGTGGTGGGGCTATCCCGGCCCTATGCGAACTACCCCAGCCGTGGGCTAACACCGGAGAAGCTGGCCCGCATCATCTACGAGGCCGACGAGGGGTACCTGGAGCAGCAGGCCGAACTATTTAGCGAGATGGAGGAGCGCGATGGGGTGCTCTCCCAGATCATGCAGGACCGCAAGCTCTCGGCCATCGGCATCGAGTGGCGCATCGAGCCGGCGGACAACAGCCCCCAGGCCCGGCGGCTGGCCGAGGCCCTGCGGGAGTGGTGGGACAACTCCGATCGGGTGAGCTGGATGCTCGATCTGCAGGATGCCCTGGGGCAGGGCGTGAGCCTGGTGGGGATGGCCTGGCGGCGCGACGGGGGGATGTGGTTTCCCGGGCAGCTCGAGCACATTGACCCCCGGCTGCTAATCTGGGATACCCAGCAGAAGCGCTTTCTGATCCAGGCCGAGGGCTACCCCCAGGGCTATGCGCCCACTTTCGGCCAGGCCATCGAGCACCGCTACAAGGCCCGCAGCGGCAGCCCCACCCGCGCGGGTCTGATGCGCACCAACGCCTGGTGGTATTTGTTCAAGCACTACGCCATCAAGGACTGGGTGGTCTACGCCGAGGTCTACGGCCAGCCCTACCGGCTGGGCAAGTACGACCCGGCCACCAGCAAGGAGGAGATGGAGGCCCTGGAGCGGGCGGTGCGGGCGCTGGGCAGCGATGCCGCGGGCATCATCAGTAAGGACACCGAGATCGAGATCATCGAGGTGGCTAAGGCCACCGGCGGCCCCGAGGTCTACCGGGGCATCTACGAGATCGCCAACCGTGAGATGACCCTGGCCACGCTGGGCCAGACCCTCACCACGGGGGAGGGAGAGCACGGCACCCAGGCCCTGGGCCGGGAACACCGCCGCACCCGGCTGGATTTGCTCGAGGCCGACGTGGCAGCCCTGAGCAGCACCCTGCGGCGCGACCTGGCGACCCCCTTCGCCATCTTCAACGCGGGCACCGACAGCGCCCGCCTGGCCCCCAAGATCATCGGCATCGTGGAGGAGCCCGAGGACCTGGCCCAGCAGGCCAAGACCCTCGACATCCTGCAGCAGATGGGCTACCCCATCTCGCTGCGCTGGGTGGCGGAGAAGTTTGGCCTGCCGGAGCCTGCCCAGGATGAGCGGATTCTGCTGCGCCTGGGCACGCCCCAGATGGCCCCCCAGGAGGCCCGCAGCCCCCTGGCGGCGCTGGAACGGGAGCTGCGGCCCGGCATGATGAGCGGCCAGCAGTTCGTCTTCGAGATGATCGAGGCCGCCACCGAGGCCGCTGCCGAGGGCCTTTCGCCTGTGCTGGCCCGGCTCTTGCGGGAGATCGAGGCCGCCCAGAGCCCCCAGCAGCTGCGTGAGCGCCTGATTGAGCTGTTCCCCGACCTGGATACCCGCGCGCTGCGGCAGCTGGTGGAGGCGGGCTGGCTCATGGCAGAGCTGGCCGGGATGCTGGCCCAGCGGGAGGATAGCCGATGA
- the mraZ gene encoding division/cell wall cluster transcriptional repressor MraZ has translation MTGEHHYALDEKGRLLLPKAFRDELRDGLVITRGLEGCLYGFPLVVWQRVEAELAQLPITNPKAAALARFLIGGALKGRLDAAGRTTLTPQLLSHADIREEVVIIGMKNRFELWSPGRWSEELARLTSPQAQRDGLELIQTFLR, from the coding sequence ATGACCGGGGAGCACCACTACGCCCTGGACGAGAAGGGCCGCCTGCTGCTGCCTAAAGCCTTCCGCGACGAGCTGCGCGACGGGCTGGTGATCACCCGGGGGCTGGAAGGCTGCCTCTATGGCTTCCCCCTGGTGGTCTGGCAGCGGGTGGAGGCCGAGCTGGCCCAGCTCCCCATCACCAACCCCAAGGCGGCGGCCCTGGCCCGCTTCCTGATCGGCGGTGCGTTGAAGGGTCGCCTCGACGCCGCCGGTCGCACCACCTTGACCCCACAGCTCCTATCCCACGCCGATATCCGCGAGGAGGTGGTCATCATCGGAATGAAAAACCGTTTCGAACTGTGGAGCCCTGGGCGCTGGAGCGAGGAACTGGCCCGCCTGACCTCACCCCAGGCCCAGCGCGACGGCCTGGAGCTGATCCAGACCTTTTTGAGGTAG
- a CDS encoding terminase large subunit domain-containing protein, which produces MLLPYQKRWVQDKSRFKIWLAARQIGKSFASTLETVDDSLERKTLWIHLSSGQRQSLELAEKVKLHLDAYRIAAEALEDYFFEGEEKYTQLEYRLPNGSRHLFLPANPATARGYSGNLNLDEFAFHRDSKAIWTAVFPIITRNPEFKVRITSTPNGKANQFFELWERGEGWSRHRTTIYDAVREGLQIDPEELERAIADPIAWQQEYLLEFVDEGSAFIPYDLILAAEADTLSDEWDPDQAYLGMDIARRRDLTVIWVDEVVGDVAWARKVIELHNTPFHAQLEALSALLPRVRRACIDATGMGEMLAEEARRKFGWKVEPVHFNLETKADLAQGLRLGFEDRKERIPAGNQRIRQSLHSVKRIVTSAGNVRYDAERNEGDHADHFWAKALARHARESRRGPIEYRTVEAGRFAGGRGTL; this is translated from the coding sequence ATGCTGCTGCCATACCAGAAGCGCTGGGTGCAGGATAAGAGCCGCTTCAAAATCTGGCTGGCGGCCCGCCAGATCGGCAAGAGCTTTGCCAGCACCCTCGAGACCGTAGACGACAGCCTGGAGCGCAAAACCCTCTGGATTCATCTCTCCAGCGGCCAGCGGCAGAGCCTCGAGCTGGCCGAGAAGGTCAAGCTCCACCTGGACGCCTACCGTATCGCGGCGGAGGCCCTGGAGGACTACTTCTTTGAGGGCGAGGAGAAGTACACCCAGCTCGAGTACCGCCTGCCCAACGGCTCACGCCACCTGTTCCTCCCCGCCAACCCCGCGACCGCGCGGGGCTACAGCGGCAACCTGAACCTGGACGAGTTCGCCTTCCACCGCGACTCCAAGGCCATCTGGACTGCGGTTTTCCCCATCATCACGCGCAACCCCGAGTTCAAGGTGCGCATCACCAGCACCCCCAACGGCAAGGCCAACCAGTTTTTCGAGCTGTGGGAGCGGGGGGAGGGCTGGAGCCGCCACCGCACCACCATTTACGACGCCGTGCGCGAGGGCCTGCAGATCGACCCCGAGGAGCTGGAGCGGGCCATCGCCGACCCCATCGCCTGGCAGCAGGAGTACCTGCTGGAGTTCGTGGACGAGGGCAGCGCCTTCATCCCCTACGACCTGATCCTGGCCGCCGAGGCCGACACCCTCTCCGACGAGTGGGACCCCGACCAGGCCTACCTGGGCATGGACATCGCCCGGCGCCGTGACCTCACGGTGATCTGGGTGGATGAGGTGGTGGGGGATGTGGCCTGGGCCCGGAAAGTGATCGAATTGCACAACACCCCCTTCCACGCCCAGCTCGAGGCCCTCTCGGCCCTGCTGCCGCGGGTTCGCCGGGCCTGCATAGATGCTACCGGGATGGGGGAGATGCTGGCCGAGGAGGCCCGGCGAAAATTTGGCTGGAAGGTGGAGCCGGTGCACTTCAACCTCGAGACCAAGGCCGATCTGGCCCAGGGCCTGCGCCTGGGCTTCGAGGACCGCAAGGAGCGCATCCCCGCAGGCAACCAGCGCATCCGCCAGTCGCTGCACAGCGTCAAGCGCATCGTGACCAGCGCAGGCAACGTGCGCTACGACGCCGAGCGCAACGAGGGCGACCACGCCGATCACTTCTGGGCCAAGGCCCTGGCCCGCCACGCCCGGGAGTCCCGCCGGGGGCCTATCGAATACCGCACCGTGGAAGCGGGGCGCTTTGCGGGGGGGAGAGGTACCCTCTGA
- a CDS encoding phage protein Gp27 family protein codes for MAIYVQSTRCRVCLSPLREQIDAMLLGDVRKPEDGAPYRIEDIVAWAAERGEALSAASLSRHRTNHLLPALGAALEAQQVMEAIGQATGKQMSLQAAFTNVLIHKLLRYLETFDPSEIDPKAVGRMLETGVRAVTASLQLEKAERIFSKDQAAMMAEKVEKRLAARNLDPETLATIRQEIYGLGQ; via the coding sequence GTGGCCATCTATGTGCAGTCCACCCGCTGTAGGGTCTGCCTCTCGCCCTTGCGCGAGCAGATCGACGCCATGCTGCTGGGGGATGTGCGCAAGCCGGAGGACGGCGCCCCCTACCGCATCGAGGACATCGTGGCCTGGGCCGCCGAGCGGGGCGAGGCGCTGAGCGCGGCCAGCCTCTCGCGCCACCGCACCAACCACCTGCTGCCGGCCCTGGGCGCGGCCCTCGAGGCTCAGCAGGTGATGGAGGCCATCGGCCAGGCCACCGGCAAGCAGATGAGCCTGCAGGCCGCATTTACCAATGTGCTCATCCACAAGCTGTTGCGCTACCTGGAAACCTTCGACCCTTCAGAGATTGACCCGAAAGCCGTTGGGCGGATGCTCGAGACCGGCGTGCGGGCGGTGACGGCCAGCCTGCAGCTGGAAAAGGCCGAGCGGATTTTCAGCAAAGACCAGGCCGCCATGATGGCCGAAAAGGTAGAGAAGCGGCTGGCGGCCCGCAACCTCGACCCCGAGACCCTGGCTACCATCCGCCAGGAGATTTACGGATTGGGCCAATAG
- a CDS encoding phage tail tape measure protein, with protein sequence MNQLMRLQVLVDLADRISGPANNIVRTLGGLERAAVQTSSAIDRIQMGASLAAAALAVAAPIGLATRAAIEFESAFADVKKVVEFTPALGPEVLQKQLIALSRQIPRSAAELTQIAAAAGQAGIALEELAGFTEDAAKVAVAFDISAQEAGDTLAKLRNIFGMTQPQVVQLSDAVNHLSNNMAATAPQILEVLRRIGGTGQLVGLTAQQMAALGAAMLATGTQPEVVATGLQALINKLANATTGSKQLKTGLEAIGYSAEGMEAAIRKNAQGAILDFLRTVNNSKDPLKVLSLIFGQEYADDIARLAKALPLVEQGYKLVGDSQAYAGSVGQEFASRSATTANQLQLLRNDLQAIAITLGQVFLPPVQRVVGAVRGFLDQVMSAINAMPGLSSALGGLTAGLG encoded by the coding sequence TTGAACCAGCTCATGCGCCTGCAGGTGTTGGTGGACCTGGCCGATCGCATCTCCGGCCCGGCCAACAACATCGTGCGCACGCTGGGGGGCCTCGAGCGGGCCGCCGTCCAGACCAGCTCGGCCATCGACCGCATCCAGATGGGGGCCTCGCTGGCCGCCGCTGCGCTGGCCGTCGCCGCCCCGATCGGCCTGGCGACCCGGGCCGCTATCGAGTTCGAGTCGGCCTTCGCCGATGTGAAAAAGGTGGTGGAGTTCACCCCTGCGCTGGGCCCCGAGGTGCTGCAGAAGCAGCTCATCGCCCTGTCGCGCCAGATTCCCCGCTCCGCCGCCGAGCTGACCCAGATCGCGGCTGCTGCCGGCCAGGCGGGAATTGCCCTGGAGGAGCTGGCCGGCTTTACCGAGGATGCCGCCAAGGTGGCGGTGGCCTTCGATATCTCCGCCCAGGAGGCCGGGGACACCCTGGCCAAGCTGAGAAACATTTTCGGCATGACCCAGCCGCAGGTGGTGCAGCTCTCCGACGCGGTCAACCACCTCTCCAACAACATGGCCGCCACCGCCCCGCAGATTCTGGAGGTGCTGCGGCGCATCGGCGGCACCGGGCAGCTGGTGGGCCTCACCGCCCAGCAGATGGCCGCGCTGGGGGCGGCGATGCTGGCCACCGGCACCCAGCCCGAGGTGGTGGCCACCGGCTTGCAGGCCCTCATCAACAAGCTGGCCAACGCCACCACCGGGAGCAAGCAGCTCAAGACGGGCCTCGAGGCCATCGGCTACAGCGCCGAGGGCATGGAGGCGGCCATCCGCAAGAACGCCCAGGGGGCCATCCTGGACTTCCTGCGCACCGTCAACAACTCCAAAGACCCGCTCAAGGTCTTGAGCCTGATCTTCGGCCAGGAATACGCCGACGATATCGCCCGGCTGGCCAAGGCGCTGCCGCTGGTGGAGCAGGGTTATAAGCTGGTGGGGGACAGCCAGGCCTACGCGGGCAGCGTAGGGCAGGAGTTCGCCAGCCGCTCGGCCACCACCGCCAACCAGCTCCAGCTTTTGCGCAACGACCTCCAGGCCATCGCCATCACCCTGGGTCAGGTTTTCCTGCCCCCCGTGCAGCGGGTGGTGGGGGCCGTGCGGGGCTTCCTGGATCAGGTGATGAGCGCCATCAACGCCATGCCGGGGCTAAGCAGCGCGCTGGGGGGCCTCACGGCGGGGCTGGG
- a CDS encoding ATP-binding protein translates to MAQQPPYINPEDVDKIVEDWLASEYGDVLDDETDFVQTRATRIIAARLRDAVEDEFPFALVTGPAGCSKTVTTRHFLRYVREQWPQLNTAWIHAQPNYEPNALLEALALNLYIPRPRRFRDLLHTVHTQLSAKRMVAVVDEAQRMPRESFEVLKYLADETSSTFILICTEDFAPQIRRWRDIESRIGVVAEAEPVSPEELVEMPMLAGLPKASRQKIYELTGGVMRDVLRLVKQIDRTIARNADKGLSRATFTVKAVVAVSQKLNLAGGSQ, encoded by the coding sequence ATGGCTCAACAACCACCATACATCAACCCCGAGGACGTAGACAAGATCGTAGAGGACTGGCTGGCCAGCGAGTACGGGGACGTGCTCGATGACGAGACCGATTTCGTGCAGACCCGCGCCACCCGCATCATCGCGGCCCGGCTGCGCGACGCGGTGGAGGACGAGTTCCCCTTCGCCCTGGTCACCGGCCCGGCAGGCTGCTCCAAGACCGTCACCACCCGGCACTTCCTGCGCTATGTGCGGGAGCAGTGGCCCCAGCTCAACACGGCCTGGATTCACGCCCAGCCCAACTACGAGCCCAACGCCCTGCTGGAGGCCCTGGCCCTCAACCTCTACATCCCCCGCCCCCGCCGCTTCCGCGACCTGCTGCACACCGTGCACACCCAGCTCAGCGCCAAGCGCATGGTGGCGGTGGTGGACGAGGCCCAGCGCATGCCGCGGGAGTCGTTCGAGGTGCTCAAATATCTGGCCGACGAAACATCCAGCACCTTCATCTTGATCTGCACCGAGGACTTCGCCCCCCAGATCCGCCGCTGGCGGGACATCGAGAGCCGGATCGGGGTGGTGGCCGAGGCGGAGCCGGTAAGCCCCGAGGAACTGGTGGAGATGCCCATGCTGGCCGGGCTGCCCAAGGCCAGCCGCCAGAAAATCTACGAACTCACGGGCGGGGTGATGCGGGACGTGCTGCGGCTCGTGAAGCAGATCGACCGCACCATCGCCCGCAACGCCGATAAAGGACTGAGCCGCGCCACCTTCACGGTCAAAGCAGTGGTGGCAGTCTCGCAAAAGCTCAACCTGGCGGGAGGTAGCCAATGA
- a CDS encoding DDE-type integrase/transposase/recombinase translates to MTARFVSIPEAARVLSKGIRTIERYLEHPDVESTLVEVPLERGGYTRKRLVNLDSLRRVFEQNSPPILQSSLEEPPAPSDTAPASQPEFTPELREAHNWLLPFYAEYRAANPGERNRLLEQAARQHGYSKRQVIRLVQRLRHSQLSEQALSRRMRRDAGVVRLPRELYELVVGLWMTYPRYSAPRIRRIIELNDPNLLRYRPFPNSRDWSTLSATTIRRIRKQMESDPVLRVTLMDDRARKEHLRVWSGEILTERANQLWMVDMTRCDAFVYDPYTNHVLRLRIHAAIDVFSGAVPAFVFSRDEDQAATDRMLMLALLEKPEPWRAHWPIWGRPERIYWDNGKVYRSEKSERILADLGIESTHSRPYVSHSRGNIERFFGLFHQQFEAGLPGYAGSDVHERDHQRLARLLHNTRRWMAEGGPDPYPERLLTEEEFKHKALLWLTQDYHKSLLGRKTREELFVETAPRSSRVHYDFGDLMLLFSRQETRRVRGNGTITLRGRAWGLPDGSLIRYQGMDVVVLINEILPAAQYTAAMPRRDGSLQILGALESQNWSALGEEAREMRRKLRQQIRDIHAAADEIRAQFMNPMVRLDQALSRRAPDLPQPQPETLQISGPQARLDPAPGDREVEQALAEFLAAGFTLDDELDLSSQHNMGSNGE, encoded by the coding sequence ATGACAGCGCGTTTTGTTTCTATCCCCGAAGCCGCGAGAGTCCTTAGTAAGGGCATTCGCACCATCGAACGATATCTGGAGCATCCAGATGTCGAATCCACCCTGGTTGAGGTTCCCCTCGAGCGCGGCGGCTACACCCGCAAGCGCCTGGTCAACCTGGATTCCCTGCGGCGCGTATTCGAGCAGAACAGTCCCCCTATCCTGCAGTCGTCCCTGGAAGAGCCGCCTGCCCCATCAGATACCGCCCCCGCTTCCCAGCCGGAGTTCACCCCCGAGCTGCGGGAGGCTCACAACTGGCTGCTGCCCTTCTACGCCGAGTACCGCGCAGCCAACCCCGGCGAGAGAAACCGCCTCTTGGAGCAGGCGGCCCGGCAGCACGGCTACTCCAAGCGACAGGTGATCCGCCTGGTGCAGCGCCTCCGGCATTCCCAGCTTTCCGAACAGGCGCTGTCCCGGCGTATGCGGCGGGACGCCGGGGTGGTTCGGCTGCCACGGGAACTCTACGAGCTGGTGGTGGGCTTGTGGATGACCTACCCCCGCTACAGCGCCCCCCGCATCCGGCGCATCATCGAACTCAACGACCCAAACCTGCTGCGCTACCGCCCCTTCCCCAACAGCCGGGACTGGAGCACCCTGTCGGCAACCACCATTCGGCGCATCCGCAAACAGATGGAGTCCGACCCCGTACTGCGGGTCACGCTGATGGACGATCGCGCCCGCAAGGAACACCTGCGGGTCTGGAGCGGGGAAATCCTCACCGAGCGGGCCAACCAGCTCTGGATGGTGGATATGACCCGCTGCGATGCGTTTGTGTACGACCCCTACACCAACCACGTGCTGCGGCTGCGCATCCACGCGGCCATCGACGTGTTCAGCGGCGCAGTGCCGGCCTTCGTATTCTCGCGCGACGAGGACCAGGCCGCCACCGACCGGATGCTCATGCTGGCCCTGCTGGAAAAGCCTGAGCCCTGGCGGGCCCACTGGCCCATCTGGGGCCGCCCGGAGCGCATCTACTGGGACAACGGCAAGGTTTACCGCTCGGAGAAATCCGAGCGCATCCTGGCCGACCTGGGCATCGAGTCCACCCACTCGCGGCCCTACGTCTCGCACAGCCGCGGCAACATCGAGCGCTTCTTCGGCCTCTTCCACCAGCAGTTCGAGGCGGGTCTGCCGGGCTACGCCGGCTCGGACGTGCACGAGCGCGACCACCAGCGCCTGGCCCGGCTGCTGCACAACACCCGCCGCTGGATGGCCGAGGGCGGCCCCGACCCCTACCCCGAGCGCCTCCTGACCGAGGAGGAGTTCAAACATAAAGCCCTGCTATGGCTCACCCAGGACTACCACAAATCCCTGCTGGGCAGGAAAACCCGCGAGGAACTGTTCGTGGAGACCGCGCCCAGGAGCAGCCGGGTGCACTACGACTTCGGCGACCTGATGCTGCTGTTTTCCCGCCAGGAGACCCGGCGGGTGCGCGGCAACGGCACCATCACCCTGCGCGGGCGGGCCTGGGGATTGCCCGACGGCAGCCTGATCCGCTACCAGGGCATGGACGTGGTGGTGCTGATCAACGAAATCCTCCCGGCGGCCCAGTACACCGCGGCCATGCCTCGGCGGGACGGCAGCCTGCAGATTCTGGGCGCACTCGAATCCCAGAACTGGAGCGCCCTGGGCGAGGAAGCCCGCGAGATGCGGCGCAAGCTGCGGCAGCAGATTCGGGATATCCACGCGGCTGCCGACGAGATTCGGGCCCAGTTCATGAACCCTATGGTGCGGCTGGACCAGGCCCTCTCCCGCCGGGCCCCCGACCTACCCCAACCCCAACCCGAAACCTTGCAAATCTCTGGCCCCCAGGCCCGTTTGGACCCGGCGCCAGGCGACCGCGAGGTGGAGCAGGCCCTGGCAGAGTTCCTGGCTGCAGGCTTCACCCTGGACGACGAATTAGACCTGTCGTCCCAGCACAACATGGGCTCCAACGGGGAGTAG
- a CDS encoding phage minor head protein, with amino-acid sequence MPWNVEATPTDPEQAIAWFRARLPLPDPAYRALSEEARRRAFFVAGLAQLDMVQEALDALDAALAKGETFEQFKDRLSERIQRAWGGASAHRLRTIFDTNLQSAYGAGRWKAADELRQERPYWGLSVVLDGRTSRICLNLAGVVLPADHPFWNTHIPPLHFRCRTALVTYSAAQAEGRITQRPPDQPPLEGFGRPPGREAWSPEPRDYHPELWRAYLRTLATHPEARDRLRQLAESRGQARPEPRDWLVAAGQVYAAPFNRRERLLGPEQAALLGKSRASSLEAHLATRILEEQVLPTTTPEEYERVCREVAAHPEVAVLAFARAQGPVLAVMVPTSALPDSVRGPRVGRFWFVVYSFHSSTLATGYGVSALEKLNVPWQETTWLRRPPWLTVPSN; translated from the coding sequence ATGCCCTGGAACGTCGAGGCCACCCCCACCGACCCCGAGCAGGCCATCGCCTGGTTTCGCGCCCGGCTGCCCCTGCCCGACCCGGCCTACCGCGCCCTTTCTGAGGAGGCCCGCCGCCGGGCCTTCTTTGTGGCGGGGCTGGCCCAGCTCGATATGGTGCAGGAGGCGCTGGACGCGCTGGATGCCGCGCTCGCCAAGGGGGAGACCTTTGAGCAGTTTAAAGACCGCCTTTCCGAGCGCATCCAACGGGCCTGGGGGGGTGCCAGCGCGCACCGGCTGCGCACCATCTTCGACACCAACCTACAATCGGCCTACGGGGCAGGCCGTTGGAAGGCCGCCGACGAGCTGCGGCAAGAGCGGCCCTACTGGGGGCTCTCGGTGGTGCTGGATGGCCGTACCTCGCGCATCTGCCTCAACCTGGCCGGGGTGGTGCTGCCTGCCGACCACCCCTTCTGGAACACGCATATCCCGCCCCTGCATTTTCGCTGCCGCACCGCCCTGGTAACGTACAGCGCGGCCCAGGCCGAGGGCCGCATCACCCAACGCCCGCCGGATCAACCCCCCCTGGAGGGCTTTGGCCGCCCGCCAGGCCGAGAGGCCTGGAGCCCGGAGCCCAGGGACTACCACCCCGAGCTGTGGCGGGCCTACCTCAGAACCCTGGCTACCCACCCCGAGGCCAGGGATCGCCTGCGGCAGCTGGCAGAGAGCCGCGGGCAGGCCAGGCCGGAGCCCCGGGACTGGCTCGTCGCTGCCGGGCAGGTCTACGCTGCCCCTTTCAACCGCAGAGAGCGCTTGCTGGGCCCGGAGCAGGCCGCCCTTTTGGGGAAGAGCAGAGCCTCATCCCTGGAAGCCCACCTGGCTACACGTATTCTGGAGGAGCAAGTGCTCCCCACCACGACCCCCGAGGAGTACGAGCGCGTGTGCCGCGAGGTAGCGGCCCACCCGGAGGTGGCGGTGCTGGCTTTCGCTCGGGCTCAGGGGCCCGTGTTGGCGGTCATGGTGCCCACCTCCGCCCTACCCGATTCCGTTCGGGGGCCTCGAGTTGGCCGCTTCTGGTTCGTGGTATACTCCTTCCACAGCAGCACCTTGGCCACAGGCTATGGGGTGAGCGCTTTGGAGAAACTGAATGTTCCCTGGCAGGAGACAACGTGGCTGAGACGACCACCGTGGCTTACCGTCCCCTCCAACTAG
- a CDS encoding helix-turn-helix domain-containing protein, translating to MKKQLYDLMSQHGDTPRSLAAKANLAVGTIEHILAGRRGKRVSFYVVERIAKVYGVSTDFFSSETPHMETTRL from the coding sequence ATGAAAAAGCAGCTTTACGATCTGATGAGCCAACACGGGGATACTCCACGATCGCTAGCGGCGAAGGCAAACCTGGCAGTAGGAACCATCGAGCATATCCTGGCGGGTCGCCGGGGCAAGCGCGTCAGCTTCTATGTGGTAGAGCGTATCGCTAAGGTTTACGGCGTAAGCACCGATTTTTTTTCATCTGAAACGCCACATATGGAGACAACACGTCTATGA
- a CDS encoding helix-turn-helix domain-containing protein, producing MIHKLMITLLLLAYFATLIMSTGHLAEWYALSLGKLPRELAWGLAGALEFTAFLLSLLSNSLLRQSRWAGGGALAALGLVWVGNALSMHRGAPELALWEVFLMSLFVPVGTYAVGKVVGELIGGTAVPVQVPHPVAPEVPLNQPVAHRGTAAPVQVPHQTASEVPQVPAVWHTHVPSPVPQTAHSGTAEPPQVPPRERVSEAAGTAGAVSERATLRMRERSVDLEWSVEGRAGELLSVMARYQAPVTLTVLVRDLGWPKSTVRRWLDRLEEEGLIRRTEDGWYLSEAQP from the coding sequence ATGATCCACAAACTGATGATCACTCTGCTGCTTTTGGCTTATTTTGCCACCCTCATCATGAGCACCGGCCACCTGGCCGAGTGGTACGCCCTATCGCTGGGCAAGCTGCCGCGTGAGCTGGCCTGGGGCCTGGCCGGGGCCCTGGAGTTTACCGCCTTCCTGCTCTCGCTGCTCTCCAACTCGCTGCTGCGGCAATCTCGCTGGGCAGGGGGTGGCGCCCTGGCCGCCCTGGGGCTGGTCTGGGTGGGCAACGCCCTCTCGATGCACCGGGGTGCGCCGGAGCTGGCCCTATGGGAAGTTTTTCTCATGAGCCTCTTTGTACCGGTCGGTACCTACGCGGTGGGCAAGGTGGTCGGGGAGCTTATCGGAGGTACCGCTGTGCCGGTGCAGGTACCGCACCCAGTGGCCCCAGAGGTACCGCTGAATCAACCAGTGGCACACAGAGGTACCGCTGCGCCGGTGCAGGTACCGCACCAAACGGCTTCAGAGGTACCGCAGGTACCGGCTGTGTGGCACACCCATGTGCCAAGCCCGGTACCTCAGACAGCACATTCAGGTACCGCGGAACCACCCCAGGTACCGCCCCGCGAACGTGTGAGTGAAGCTGCCGGTACCGCTGGTGCTGTCAGCGAGCGCGCCACGCTGCGTATGCGGGAGCGTAGCGTGGATCTGGAGTGGAGCGTGGAAGGCAGGGCCGGTGAACTGCTCAGTGTGATGGCGCGGTACCAGGCCCCTGTTACTTTGACCGTCCTGGTTCGGGACCTGGGCTGGCCCAAGAGCACGGTACGCCGTTGGTTGGACCGCCTGGAAGAAGAGGGCCTGATCCGGCGGACTGAAGATGGGTGGTACCTCTCGGAGGCACAGCCTTGA